The Megasphaera stantonii genome includes a window with the following:
- the cobM gene encoding precorrin-4 C(11)-methyltransferase — translation MVHFVGAGPGAPDLITLRGKSLLEQADVIIYAGSLVNPALLEYAKEGCVVKNSASMTLEEVISVMEQAEAEGKVTVRLHTGDPSVYGAIREQMDILAEKGIAFDVVPGVSSFCAAAAALQAEYTLPGVSQSVVITRMEGRTPVPDRQKIADYAAHQATMVIFLSAGLLEGLQEELQKGGYDGQTPAAIVYKASWPEERVCRCTVSTLAETAKTQGIDKTALILVGEFLGSAYDRSLLYDPAFTHGYRQGKRK, via the coding sequence ATGGTACATTTCGTCGGCGCCGGACCAGGCGCGCCCGACTTGATCACCTTGCGGGGAAAATCCCTGCTGGAACAGGCCGATGTCATTATTTACGCCGGATCTCTGGTGAATCCGGCTCTTTTGGAGTATGCTAAAGAGGGATGCGTCGTGAAAAACAGCGCATCTATGACCTTGGAAGAGGTCATTTCTGTCATGGAACAAGCCGAGGCGGAAGGAAAGGTCACGGTCCGCCTGCATACGGGCGACCCGTCCGTATACGGAGCGATCCGCGAGCAGATGGATATCCTGGCGGAGAAGGGAATCGCCTTCGACGTCGTGCCCGGCGTCAGCTCCTTCTGTGCAGCGGCGGCGGCTCTGCAGGCCGAATACACCCTGCCCGGCGTAAGCCAGTCCGTCGTCATCACGCGCATGGAAGGGCGTACGCCTGTGCCGGACCGGCAGAAAATCGCCGATTATGCCGCCCACCAGGCGACGATGGTCATTTTCCTCAGCGCCGGCTTGCTGGAAGGACTGCAGGAGGAGCTGCAGAAAGGCGGATACGACGGACAGACGCCGGCAGCGATCGTCTACAAGGCGTCGTGGCCGGAAGAACGGGTCTGCCGCTGCACTGTCAGTACGCTGGCCGAGACGGCCAAAACACAGGGCATCGACAAGACGGCCCTCATCCTCGTCGGCGAGTTTCTCGGCAGCGCCTATGACAGAAGCTTATTATATGATCCTGCGTTTACCCACGGGTATCGCCAAGGAAAGAGGAAATAA
- the cobI gene encoding precorrin-2 C(20)-methyltransferase, whose protein sequence is MMKGTLYCIGVGPGDPELITVKALKRIQACPVLAAPQGRAGVGTAKDILLQAVAAMADVDLQGKDILNIDFPMTRDEAALAKAHAAGAAALEEKLAAGRDVALITLGCPTIYASSLYVQRIVEKHGYKTEIIPGVPSFCAAAARLGRPLCEKDETLTIIPGNRSDRWELLAMDGSKVVMKPAGPLADLKQDLAAAGRLDAASMVERCGMAGEKIYTSLKDAEDGPYFSVVLVKE, encoded by the coding sequence ATGATGAAGGGAACCTTATATTGTATCGGCGTCGGGCCGGGCGACCCGGAGCTCATTACGGTCAAGGCGTTAAAACGCATTCAAGCCTGTCCGGTACTGGCCGCTCCGCAGGGACGGGCCGGCGTAGGGACGGCTAAGGATATTCTGCTGCAGGCCGTCGCCGCGATGGCCGACGTAGATTTGCAGGGAAAAGACATATTGAACATCGATTTTCCCATGACCCGCGACGAAGCTGCTCTGGCAAAAGCCCATGCAGCCGGTGCGGCGGCGCTGGAAGAAAAGCTGGCGGCCGGACGGGACGTCGCCCTCATTACGCTGGGCTGCCCGACGATCTACGCGTCAAGCCTGTACGTCCAGCGCATCGTCGAGAAACACGGTTACAAGACGGAAATCATCCCCGGCGTGCCCAGCTTCTGCGCCGCCGCGGCCCGATTGGGACGGCCCTTGTGCGAAAAGGACGAAACGCTGACGATCATTCCCGGAAATCGGAGCGACCGCTGGGAATTGCTGGCCATGGACGGAAGCAAGGTCGTCATGAAGCCGGCGGGGCCGCTGGCTGATTTGAAACAGGATTTGGCCGCCGCCGGCAGGCTGGACGCCGCGTCTATGGTCGAGCGGTGCGGCATGGCTGGGGAGAAGATATATACGTCGCTGAAGGACGCAGAAGACGGGCCGTATTTTTCCGTCGTTCTGGTCAAGGAATAG
- a CDS encoding ABC transporter substrate-binding protein encodes MRTKRWFLWAGLCLCLFALFAAGCAPQNAATAQERDQADGAYAVITDDMGRNVRLAEKPQRVVVLSTSLLNMADALDGELAGRATVKAEDAELPERYAAVPDVGPVYNVSVEKIIELQPDLVVASEVQHQKLVSLLEQNGIPVIALRSKTYDDVKRNLAVFGTIYGKKEAAEARAAEMDEAIEAIVAKAPQDHKKVAIIHATPSSVTVQLETSIAGCAAKMLHLDNVADDAQTSGTMEKVPYSMEALAEKDPDIIFFTSMGPAEKIEERIRQDVMSNPAWATLRAVKEGKVYVLPERYFLLNPGLDYPDAVAYMARLAYPEVFS; translated from the coding sequence ATGCGTACGAAACGGTGGTTCCTTTGGGCCGGTCTATGTTTGTGTTTGTTTGCTCTGTTTGCCGCCGGCTGCGCGCCGCAGAACGCCGCGACGGCCCAAGAAAGAGATCAGGCCGACGGAGCCTATGCCGTTATTACGGACGATATGGGCCGGAACGTACGGCTGGCAGAGAAGCCACAGCGCGTCGTCGTCCTGTCTACGTCCTTATTGAATATGGCCGACGCCCTCGACGGCGAGCTGGCCGGCCGGGCGACGGTCAAGGCCGAAGACGCCGAGCTGCCTGAGCGATATGCAGCGGTGCCGGACGTAGGGCCCGTGTATAACGTGAGCGTCGAGAAAATCATCGAGCTCCAGCCCGATCTAGTCGTAGCCAGCGAGGTGCAGCACCAAAAACTGGTGTCCTTGCTGGAGCAGAACGGCATTCCCGTCATCGCCCTGCGCAGCAAGACCTATGACGACGTAAAGCGGAATTTAGCCGTCTTCGGGACGATTTACGGCAAGAAAGAGGCGGCCGAGGCTCGGGCGGCGGAAATGGATGAGGCCATAGAGGCCATCGTCGCCAAAGCGCCGCAGGATCATAAAAAGGTCGCTATCATCCACGCGACGCCCAGCTCGGTGACGGTACAGCTCGAAACCAGCATTGCCGGCTGCGCGGCCAAAATGCTTCATCTGGACAACGTCGCCGACGATGCCCAAACCAGCGGAACGATGGAAAAGGTTCCCTACAGCATGGAAGCGCTGGCGGAAAAGGATCCCGACATTATCTTCTTCACCTCTATGGGGCCGGCGGAAAAAATAGAAGAGCGGATTCGTCAGGATGTCATGTCGAATCCGGCCTGGGCGACGCTGCGGGCCGTAAAGGAAGGAAAGGTATACGTTTTGCCTGAGCGGTACTTCCTCCTGAATCCCGGTCTCGACTATCCCGACGCCGTAGCCTACATGGCCAGGCTCGCCTATCCGGAGGTCTTCTCATGA
- the cbiD gene encoding cobalt-precorrin-5B (C(1))-methyltransferase CbiD, translating to MDLFSVTGGKKLRCGYTTGSCAAAAAKAAARMALTGEAAAAVSITTPRGVVLTLEIQDSTMRPGKARCAVVKDGGDDPDITNGLLVYADVALTAQGVAIRGGEGVGTVTKAGLACPVGEWAINPVPRRMICQALEDVGTACGYGGGFAVTISIPGGEEVAKKTFNPRLGIVGGLSILGTTGIVEPMSEKALVDTIRLEMDSRKAAGDRHVLAFFGNYGVDFSRSRLGVDVSKRVTISNYVGELLDYGLYCGFEDILLIGHLGKLVKVAQGIMNTHSSYADGRTSFLALAAMLCGASRKTGRAVYDAVTTDEAMRILTQEGLREAVMAFTCQKIEYYMEQRVHGEVQTGAVLFSNTYGVLGYTSRAKELLLHHTTREIL from the coding sequence ATGGATTTATTTTCCGTAACAGGCGGCAAAAAGCTGCGCTGCGGCTATACGACGGGCTCCTGCGCCGCTGCGGCGGCGAAAGCGGCGGCCCGCATGGCTCTGACGGGAGAGGCCGCAGCCGCCGTATCGATTACCACGCCGAGGGGCGTCGTGCTGACCTTGGAAATACAAGACAGCACCATGCGGCCCGGCAAGGCGCGCTGCGCTGTCGTCAAGGACGGCGGCGACGACCCGGATATCACGAACGGCCTGCTCGTCTATGCCGACGTGGCCTTAACGGCGCAGGGCGTGGCTATTCGCGGCGGCGAGGGTGTCGGCACGGTGACGAAAGCCGGCCTTGCCTGCCCTGTAGGCGAATGGGCTATCAATCCCGTACCGCGCCGCATGATTTGCCAGGCTCTGGAAGATGTAGGGACAGCCTGCGGCTATGGCGGCGGCTTTGCCGTGACGATTTCCATTCCCGGCGGCGAAGAGGTAGCGAAGAAGACTTTCAATCCCCGTCTGGGCATCGTCGGCGGCTTATCCATCTTAGGGACGACGGGCATCGTCGAGCCCATGAGCGAGAAAGCTCTCGTCGATACGATACGACTGGAAATGGATTCCCGCAAGGCTGCCGGCGACAGGCATGTGCTGGCCTTCTTCGGAAACTACGGCGTCGATTTCAGCCGTAGCCGGCTGGGCGTCGACGTGTCCAAGCGGGTGACGATCAGCAACTACGTCGGAGAGCTTCTGGACTACGGCCTGTACTGCGGCTTTGAGGACATCCTGCTCATCGGCCATCTGGGCAAGCTGGTCAAGGTAGCCCAAGGTATTATGAACACGCATTCGTCCTATGCCGACGGGCGCACGTCTTTCCTGGCGCTGGCGGCTATGCTGTGCGGTGCGTCCCGAAAGACAGGACGGGCCGTATACGACGCCGTGACGACGGACGAAGCCATGCGCATCCTGACGCAGGAAGGGCTGCGGGAGGCCGTCATGGCCTTTACGTGTCAAAAGATAGAATATTACATGGAGCAGCGCGTTCATGGCGAAGTGCAGACCGGCGCCGTCCTATTTTCCAATACGTACGGCGTCCTGGGATATACGAGCCGGGCGAAGGAGCTGCTGCTGCATCATACAACAAGGGAGATACTATGA
- a CDS encoding ABC transporter ATP-binding protein: MDYAVSAEHLSLSLGGRDILRDVTLSIGTGSITAVVGPNGCGKSTLLKTMSRMLRPDKGTITIFGRDITSFSRRELARHIAVLPQLHQAPDDMTVRELARMGRFPYRTFYRPASPKDELYVEKALHAVRLEDKADAVVQQLSGGEQQRVWLAMLLAQRSSILYLDEPTTYLDMRHQLHMMRLLNHINEKLGLTIVVVLHDMNQALQYTQQAIVMKDGEIVCTGRTADVLTPDLMRRVFGVQAELVQMSDGRRALIPLGLER; this comes from the coding sequence ATGGATTACGCCGTTTCGGCAGAACATCTGTCCCTTTCCCTGGGAGGCAGGGATATCCTGCGCGATGTTACCCTTTCCATTGGAACGGGCAGCATCACGGCCGTCGTCGGGCCCAATGGCTGCGGCAAGAGTACGCTTCTCAAGACCATGAGCCGCATGCTGCGACCGGACAAGGGGACGATTACTATTTTCGGACGGGACATCACTTCCTTCAGCCGGCGGGAGCTGGCTCGTCATATCGCCGTATTGCCTCAGTTGCATCAGGCTCCCGACGACATGACGGTCCGCGAATTGGCGCGCATGGGGCGGTTTCCCTATCGGACGTTTTACCGCCCGGCGTCGCCGAAGGATGAACTGTATGTGGAAAAGGCTCTGCATGCTGTCCGGCTGGAAGACAAGGCCGACGCCGTGGTTCAGCAGTTATCGGGCGGCGAGCAGCAGCGCGTCTGGCTGGCCATGCTCTTGGCCCAGCGGTCGTCGATTTTATATTTGGATGAGCCGACGACGTATTTGGACATGCGCCATCAGCTGCACATGATGCGCCTGCTGAACCATATAAACGAAAAATTAGGACTGACCATCGTCGTCGTCCTTCACGATATGAATCAGGCTCTGCAGTACACGCAGCAGGCCATCGTCATGAAAGACGGAGAAATCGTCTGCACAGGACGTACAGCCGACGTGCTGACGCCGGATCTGATGCGCCGCGTCTTCGGTGTACAGGCCGAGCTGGTTCAGATGTCAGACGGCCGCAGGGCTTTAATCCCCCTGGGATTGGAACGATAA
- a CDS encoding FecCD family ABC transporter permease, translating into MIRPRNRLAWRWFMLVVFAAAALIGIVASVAQGAAVIPPSQVLSILWNPTAQTADQIVWNLRLPRALTGAMVGSNLAVAGAILQAVMRNPLADPHIIGISAGAGITGIVVLVLFPAMTYLMTPVAFLGAMAAAGAIYALAWKNGIKPVRIILAGVAVSAFLSAGISGILVFYSDRVHGALLWMVGGFSAASWNEAAVVAPYWCAGLLLALIGAYYLNVLQLGDDMARALGLNIELARVLLTAVAALLAASSVSVAGLLGFVGLVVPHMVRLLVGTNYSYIIPGSALLGMAVVTLSDTLARVIFAPVELPAGLIMAFIGAPFFLFLLRKEV; encoded by the coding sequence ATGATCAGGCCGCGCAACCGTCTGGCCTGGCGCTGGTTCATGCTGGTTGTTTTTGCGGCGGCGGCCCTTATTGGTATCGTCGCTTCTGTCGCCCAGGGGGCGGCGGTGATTCCGCCTAGTCAGGTGCTTTCTATTTTATGGAACCCGACGGCCCAGACGGCGGATCAAATCGTGTGGAACCTGCGCCTGCCCAGGGCGCTGACGGGGGCCATGGTCGGGTCGAATCTGGCCGTAGCCGGAGCTATCTTGCAGGCGGTTATGCGCAATCCCTTGGCAGACCCCCATATTATCGGCATTTCTGCCGGTGCAGGCATTACGGGTATCGTCGTCCTCGTCCTGTTTCCGGCCATGACCTATCTCATGACGCCCGTGGCGTTTCTCGGGGCGATGGCGGCGGCCGGAGCGATTTATGCCCTGGCCTGGAAAAACGGCATCAAGCCGGTGCGGATTATTTTGGCCGGCGTAGCTGTTTCGGCCTTTTTGAGCGCCGGCATTTCAGGGATTCTCGTATTTTACAGCGACAGGGTGCACGGCGCGCTGTTGTGGATGGTCGGCGGCTTTTCGGCGGCCAGCTGGAATGAAGCGGCCGTCGTCGCGCCGTATTGGTGCGCTGGCTTGCTGCTGGCTTTGATTGGCGCTTATTACCTCAACGTCCTGCAGCTCGGCGACGACATGGCCCGGGCGCTGGGACTGAATATCGAGCTGGCCCGGGTGCTGCTCACGGCAGTGGCCGCCTTATTGGCCGCCAGCTCGGTCAGCGTAGCCGGCCTGCTGGGCTTTGTCGGCCTCGTCGTGCCGCACATGGTGCGCCTTCTCGTCGGCACGAATTACAGCTATATCATTCCCGGCTCGGCCTTGCTGGGCATGGCCGTCGTGACGCTGAGCGATACGCTGGCCCGGGTGATCTTCGCGCCGGTCGAACTGCCGGCAGGCCTGATCATGGCCTTCATCGGCGCGCCGTTCTTTTTATTTCTCCTGCGGAAGGAAGTGTGA